One genomic window of Hymenobacter sp. J193 includes the following:
- a CDS encoding 6-carboxytetrahydropterin synthase, which yields MKVTVCRKEHFNAAHRLHNPAWSAEENADVFGPCANANYHGHNYELVVRLTGGIDPDTGYVYDMKRLSLLIKREILDTFDHRNLNLDTEDFRQLNPTAENMAVVIWRRLRPHLAAELELSVTLYETERNFVEYHG from the coding sequence ATGAAGGTAACTGTTTGCCGCAAAGAGCACTTCAACGCCGCCCACCGCCTGCACAACCCGGCGTGGTCGGCGGAAGAAAACGCCGACGTGTTCGGCCCCTGCGCCAATGCCAACTACCATGGCCACAACTACGAGCTGGTGGTACGGCTCACGGGCGGCATCGACCCCGATACGGGCTACGTGTACGATATGAAGCGGCTGAGCCTCCTCATCAAGCGCGAGATTCTGGATACCTTTGACCACCGAAACCTGAACCTGGACACCGAGGACTTCCGCCAGCTCAACCCCACGGCTGAGAACATGGCCGTCGTTATCTGGCGCCGGCTGCGGCCTCACCTTGCGGCCGAGCTGGAGCTGTCGGTGACGCTCTATGAGACGGAGCGTAATTTTGTAGAATACCATGGATAA